The following is a genomic window from Azospirillaceae bacterium.
GATGACAAGGTCCGGACCGGCCACGCGGGCGTCGATGGTCCGGTTGCTGGCGGTGTTGGTGACGCGGATGACTTCGTTCATGCCGCCTTCGGCCTGAGCCCGGCCCTGGACCGTCAGGGTCATGTTGCCGGACTGCAGCATCATGGTGACCAGGGCGCCGCGGGTGACCACCACGGGGGCGCGCACCTCATCGGTACGCACCGGCTGATAGGGGCTGGCGCCGTGGCGCACGGTCAGGCCGATCAGGTCGCGGGCCTCGGTCACCACGTCGCCGCTGATGCGGTTGCGCGGGATCTTGGTCCATTCCACGTCGCTCGCGGCGATGGTGTCGCCCGGGGCCACGCGGCGGTTCAGCACGGGCAGGGTCACCATGGCGACGACGCGGGCGCCGAAGCTCTGGCGGATGACCGGCTCACCCGTGGCGGGGACCACCAGGTCGGCGGTGGCGCGGCCGCGGGCGGCGTCATAATTCACGTTGGTGAAGGCGATGCTGCTGTCGCTGTTGGCCGGCAGGCGCAGCACGGTGCCGGGATTGTCCAGCACCACGTCCATGCCGCGCGGCGCGCCGGCATCGACCAGGGCCTTGGCCAGCGCCTCCTGGATCTGGTCGGCGGTGATGTCCACCGAGGGACGGCTGACCACCACCCGCTCATTGCCCTTGGCCTGCCAATCGACACCGTTGTTGCTGGCCAGACGCTGGAGGATGGAGGCGTCATAGGTGATGCGATGGCCGGGAGACGGCGCCTGGCCGACGACGATGTTGGCTTGTTCCGGGCCCAGCGCGTCGAACAGGTCGCCCAGGCGGATGTTCTCCGCGTTCACGTTCACGTCGCCGTGCAGGTCCGCGGCGGCGGCCAGGCCGGGGACCAGTCCGGTTCCCAGCAGGATGCTGCCGCTCAGCAGGAAGGTGGCCAACGCTTTCATCGCAATTCTCCTAAGCCCGCACTCATCACTTCATGTTCGTGATGGACTGCAGCATCTGGTCGGTCGTGGTGACGACGCGCGAGTTCATTTCGTAAGCGCGCTGCGCCTGGATCAGGTTGGTGATCTCGGTCACGACGTTGACGTTGGAGGTTTCCAGCGCGTTCTGGGTGATGCGGCCGAAACCGGTGGAGCCGGGGACGGCGGTGACCGGCTGGCCCGACGCCGGGGTTTCCAGCAGCAGGTTGTCGCCCACGGCTTCCAGGCCGGCGGGGTTGGGGAAGTTCGCCAGGTTCAGCTGGCCGACGATGGCGGGGGTCACCTGGCCATCGATCTTGGCCTGCACCTGGCCCGAGGCGTCGACCGTGATGTCCACGGCGTTCTGCGGCACGGTCAGGCCGGGGTTCAGCAGGTAACCGTCGGAGGTGACGATCTGGCTGTTGGCGTTCAGCTGGAAGGAACCGTCGCGGGTATAGGCGATCTGGCCGCTGGGCAGGGTGATCTGGAAGTAGCCGTTGCCGTTAACCGCCAGGTCCAGGCTGTTGCCGGTGACGTTGATGTTGCCCTGCTCGTTGATGCGGTACACGGCCGCCGTCTTCACGCCGCCGCCCAGCTGGATGCCGGTGGGGACGATGGTGCCGGCGTCGGAGGAGTTGGAGCCGACGCGGCGCATGTTCTGGTACAGCAGGTCCTGGAATTCCGCGTTCTGGCGCTTGTAACCGGTCGTGGTCATGTTCGCGATGTTCTGCGAGATGACTTCGACGTTGGTCTGTTGGGCCTGCATGCCCGTGGCGGCGATGGAGAGGCTGCGCATGATCTGTTGCTCCTACTTCTTCGGCGTCACGAGGCTTTGGTCAGGTGGGTGATCGCGTTGCGGATGCGATCGTGTTCTTCCTCGATCATCTTCTGGTTCAGCTGGTACTGGCGCAGGACCTCGATCATGTTCGTGGACTCCACGATCGCCTGGACGTTGGAGCCTTCCAGCGCGCCCTGGATCACCTGCGGGTTGGTGACCGCCTGGGGCGTCTGGGTGGTGGTCAGCAGGCCGCCGCCCAGGGTCTGCATCTTCTGCTGGTCGTCGAAGTTGACGACCTTCAACTGCGCCAGCTGGGCGCGATCGGCCATGACGGTGCCGTCGCCCTGGATCTTCAGGTCGCTGATGTTGTCGGGGATGGTGATGCGGTTGTCGTTGCGGTCCAGCACCGGCAGGCCGTTCTGGTCCACCAGTTCACGGCGGTCGTTGATCTGGAAGTTGCCGGCCCGGGTGTAGCGGGGGCCCGACAGCGTCTCTACCGTGAAGTAGCCGTCGCCCTTCAGCGCCACGTCCAGCGTGTTGTTGGTGGATTGCATGACGCCGGCGCGGGTGTCGCGCATCAGGCCGTAATCCTGCGTGAAGGAGACACGCTCACCGCGGCCGGGCTTCTCCATGTATTCCTGGAACAACACGCGCTGCTGCTTGTACCCCGTGGTGTTCATGTTGGCGATGTTGTTCGCCACCACGTCCATCTGCCGGGACAGCGCTTCCTGTCGGGACAGCGCGATGTAAATCGGGTTTTCCATGTTCGCCTCGAACGGTGCTGCCGATCTTTGCCGGCTGCGTGTTAGTCGTGTCCCTATATGCAGGGGGCGTGCCAACTGTTGAGTCTATGGAAAATCAATAACTTAGGTGATTGGGGGGTGGGTAGGGCCGGGCAGAGGCTTCCCTTGCGGCAGTTTCTGCCGAAGCAGGCATTCCCAACCCGGCAAACAGGACCCGGCGGAAATGGAAACCGCCGCGCCCCAGGGGGACGCGGCGGCTATCCTTTGTGGGTGGATGCATAGGCACCCACCTAACGCTTGTAAGGGTCAGGTGGCGTCGGCCGCGACCTGCATCTTCACGATGCGGTCGGGATCGGTGACGCTGCCGTTGTCGCGGCGGTTGCCCTTCTTGATGGCGTCCACATGCTCCATGCCTTCGCTCACCACGCCCCAGACGGTGTACTGCCGGTCCAGGAAGGTGGCGTCGTCGAAGCAGATGAAGAACTGGCTGTCGGCGCTGTCCGGGTTCATGGCGCGGGCCATGGAGCAGACGCCGCGCACGTGCGGCTCCGCCGAGAATTCCGCCTTCAGCTTCTTGCCCGAACCGCTGGTGCCGTCGCCGACGGGGCAGCCGCCCTGGGCCATGAAGCCTTCGATCACGCGATGGAAGGCCAGGCCGTCGTAGAAGCCGTCGCGGGCCAGTTCCTTGATCCGGGCCACGTGGTTCGGGGCCAGGTCGGGACGCAGGGTGATGACGACGCGGCCGGCCGGCAGGTCGAGATACAGGGTGTTCTCAAGATCCATTTTAGGGAACTCGTTCTTTGATGGAAGGGCGCATCCGTATCCGGCTTTGCCGGTCGGCGGACCATAGCGCCCCCGCCGGCCGATTTGAACCGCCCTTGTGGCGGGGCGGCCCTTACTTTCCGGCAAAACGGCCGGCCATTTGCATGAGGGAGGCGTTAAGGTCCGTAAAAGGGGGCATTCTTGCCGCCCGCGCCGGGCCGCGCCACTTTACTGCCACGGGCCCGGCCGCGCCGCCGGACCGGGAAGGGACCGTTTCGCCCCATGACCACGCCGCCGATACCGCCGCTACGGCCCCCGCCTGGCATGCGCCCGCCATCCCGGCCGCCGCGGCGGCGCTGGACCTTGCCGAAGGCGTTTCCGGTCCTGCATTCGGACTATCGCCGCTGGTTGCCGGCGGCGGTGCTGGTGGTCGCCGGCCTGGGTGGTGTCGCCCTTGCCGGCCGGCTGTTCTTGCCGGGCATGGCGGAGCGGCGGCTGGTGGCGGCACTGGCGGATGCCGGCTACACGCAAGCGCAGGTGACGGTGCGCCGTGCCGGCTGGGGCTGGGCGGAGGCGGGTATTCGCCTGGCGCCCGGGCTGGAGGTGGAGACGGCACGGCTGGACTTCGCCGGCTGGCTGCCCTGGGGCGATGAGTTGGCCAGCCTGGCGCTGTCCAACGTCAACCTGGATGCGGCGCGCCAGGGAAGTACCGCGCTGGCGCGGCTGTCGGCTCTGCCGGCGCGGCGGCTGGAGCTTACCGGCTTGCAGATGGCGGTGGGGGATTGGTCGCTGCCCCTGGACTTGCATGCAGTGTTGGATCATGGGGATGGGGCGGGCTGGCGCGGGCACGCCACGCTGACCCCGCCTTCGGGATTGATACCGGCGGCGCTGTCTCATGGCACGCTGCCGCCGCTGGATGTCGATGTCACGGTGACGGATACCGGTGTGCGGCTGGACGGGGCGGCATTGAGCGGTACGCTGACCCTGGCCGGCGACGGCGCCAAGGCGGATGTGACGGCCAAGGGCTGGCACGTCGCCGATGCCCTGGGTCCGCTGTCGGGCAGCCTGGCCTGGCAGGGCGCGCCCGGTCGCTGGTCCGTCACCCTCACGGCCGACACCCCGTCATCGCACCTGTCGCTGGACAGCGGAGGCCCCTGGATGGATGCCGGTGTGACGGCGGCCGTCTGGGGCTTGCGTGCCAAGGTGGTGGGTGCTGGCGATTGGGCCGGGCAGGGAACGCTGGCCCTGAACCGGCCGGCACCGGGGGCGCCGCTGGCCTTCACCCTGTCGGCCAATGACGCGACTGCGGCGGAACTGCCGCTGATGGCCGCCTTCCTGAGCCTGTCCGGCCGGCTGGATGGCGATGCCGACCGGGGGTGGCGCGTGGATCTGGCGGGACCGGCCCAGATCGGCGGGCGCCTGCGTGACGGCCAGGGCACGCCGATCAGCCTGGGCTGGGATCCGGGCGCCGATGGTCATCTGGGCATCAACTGGCGCGACGGTCGGGGCCACGCCGACCTGCAAGGGGCGGTGGTGGGGCGCTGGGGTCCGGCCTCGGCCCCGCTGGTCGCCGGCGGTAGCACCGATTTGCGCGCCACCGCCGATTGGGATGGCGCCGGCATGGTGGCGCTGGATGCGACCGCCACAGCGCTTGAGGCGCCGTCGCTGCTGGGTGCCCGGCTGGAGGGGGCACGCCTGTCCGCCGACGTGGACCGCGCCAACCGGGCCGCACCCTGGCGCGTGACCCTGGACCAGGGGCGGCTGCAAATCCCCGGTCTGGCGCCCCTGGCGCTGGCACTCAGCGTCACCGGCGATCCGGTGGCGGCCATGACCCTGTCGGGCCAGGCCAAGGGGGTGGGGACGCCCCTGTCCCTCGGCCTGTCGGGGCAATGGGACGGCGCCAAGGTGAAGGGCGACGCCACCGTGGCGCTGTCGCCCCTGTCGCTGGCGGACGTGCCGGATCTGGGCACCCTGTTGCCGGGCATCCCGGGACCCGTCCGGGGGGATGGCACGGTGACGGGCAGCCTGCGCCTGACCCTGGTCCATCGCGATCTGGAGGGTAGCGGCGACCTGCGCCTGGACGATGTCAGCCTGGCGGCCCCGAACCTGACGGTGCAGGGCTTGAACGGGCAACTGGCGCTGGACAGCCTGTTTCCCCTGCACAGCCCGCCCGGGCAACACCTGTCGGCCAAGACCGTGCGGGCCGGCTTCACCGTCGGCGATGTCGGTTTGGACCTGCAGGTGGCGGGCGGGCAACTGGTGCTGCAGGGCGGCGACCTGGCCTGGGCCGGCGGCCATGCCCACCTGACACCGGAAGGCAACGGCGGTTTCGGCGCCGACGTTTCGGGGGTGGATTTGGCCCAGGCGTTGCCGCGCTGGACGGCGGCGGGGTATGGGCTGACGGGAACCTTGGCGGGGCGTCTGCTGGGGCGTTTCGATGGCCTGACGCCGGTGATCACCTTCGGCGCGCTGGCGGCGGACAAGCCGGGCCGCATCGCTTACGCCGCCGGCGACGCGGGCGAGGCCGGTCTACCGGTGGTGCTGAACCCCGCGCACAACGGCAATGTGGCGCTGATCACCCGCGCGCTCGCGGATTTCGATTATCAGGCCCTGTCCCTGCTGCCGACGGGCCCGGTGGGACCGGATTTGCGGGCGCGCCTGCTGGTGCGGGGTGTCAACGCCGGATTCTACGGCGGCTATCCGGTGGATTTGGACCTGGAATTGGACGGGGGGGATCTGCTGCCACCCACCGCCGCGACGGGAACGCGTTAAGGACGGTTACGGAAAGGGGCAGTGATCGCCCACCACATCGACGAAGGAACGGGAACCGGGGCTGATCTTGAACCGGTATTCCGTGTCGTCGATGATGACGGAATGCTGCAGTGGCAGCATGCCGGTGGTTTGGGTTTCCTTGCCGCTCTTGTCGGTGAACTTCAGGGTCACCGGCTTGGCGGGGTCGAACCAGGCCTGCGGCGCCCCGTCCGGGCTGCGCGTGGTGGCGCCTTCGCCCGACACGGTGATGGCGCCATCGGAGAATCCGGCGGAGGTGTTGGGCCCCTTGTACAGCGGGGTGGACAGCACGAAACGCTTGGTTTCCGCCTTGCCGCAGGAACGCGGGGTGCCCGTCTGCTCGATGATCAGCGCCAGGCGGCCGGCGTCCACGCCCTCCACCATCTTCTTGGCCAGCAGGTCCTTCAGGCGGCCCAGGTCGCCGTTGGGCACATCGCGGTCATAGCGCACCTGCAACTCGCTGACCCGGACCTCGGCCGTCTGCAGGGCGGCCTGCAGTTGCGCCACCTTGCGTTCCACCTCTTCCTTGCCCGTCTGGGCCTGGCTCAACTGCGTCTGCAGGTTCTGTTCCCGGCGGATCAGCTGTTCCTGTCCCACCTCATAGCTGAAGGCGCAGGCCACGCCCACGACGGCGAGGAACAGCGCGAACTGGACCAGGCGTGTCCAGAAGCGGCGGCGGGCGCGGCGGCTGTAATCGTAAAGGCCATAACTCATCGCGGCGCCAACACCCATGCGGAGGTTGAAAGGGGAACCAAGTAATTAAAAAGCCCGGGAGATTGCCTCTCCCGGGCTGACCCTAGCGGGGCCGTTCCCCAAACTCAAGCGGGCCCTAAACCTAAACGAGCCCTTTACCCGTTATGGGGCAGGGCCGCGTCGATCGCCGCCTTCAGTTCGGGCGATTCCGGTTCCACCTTGCTGGGGAAGGCGGCGATCAGGGCGCCGTCGGGGCTGATCAGGTACTTGTGGAAGTTCCACTTGGGCGCGCCCTTGGCCGCACTCACCCACTTGTAGAAGGGGTGGGCCTGGTCGCCGGTGACGACCGCCTTTTCCGTCATGGGGAAATCGACGGCGAAGTTGGCGTCGCAGAAGTGCTTGATCTCCTGGTTGCTGCCCGGTTCCTGGTCGTGGAAGTCGTTGGCGGGCACGCCCAGCACCACCAGGCCCTTGTCCTTGTAGGCGGTGTAGAGCGCCTCCAGCCCCTTGTACTGCGGGGTGAAGCCGCAGAGCGAGGCGGTGTTCACCACCAGGATGGCCTTGCCCTTGAAGGCGCTGAGCGGCAGCGGGGCGCCGTCGATGGAGGTGAAGGTATAGTCGTAGGCCGATCCGGCGGCGGAACTGGGCAAGGCAGCGCCGGCACGGCGGGCGGCAAGGGCGCCGCCGGCAAAGGCAAGCATCGCCATAGTCTGAAGCAGGGTCCGGCGGCTGGTCGGGAATTGAGGGGGCAGGGAAGCGGGCATGGAATTCCTCCCTTGGGGGATGCTGGCCGGGCCCCGGTTGGGAACCCGGCCAGATTCTTAGTGCGACGTACCGGAGAAAGCCGGGCTGACGAACATGCCAAGCTTGTTAAAGATCATGCGGAAGAAGATGCGGTTACCGGACGGGATGCCGATGCGCTGCGTGTAGTCGCGCTCCAGGATCAGCTGGAAGGTGTAGCAGTCGTCCTGGTAGGTGCCGGTGATGCTGGTGGTCACCGGGCCGCCGCCATCCGCCAGGTCGTAGCGGGTGTTGAGCGCCAGCGTGTAGTACTGCGCGAACGACGAACTGATGCCGCCGGTCAGTTCCTGCAGGTTGGTGGTGGTGTCGGCCGAGGTGCCGGTCGGCAATTCCTCTTTGCTGATGTACAGGTAGCTGCCCGACAGGCGGAAGACGGATGGGCCGAACGATCCGGTGAAGTCGTGCATGCGCTGGGCGCCGGTATCGGGATCCAGGCGGAAGCCGTAGCTGATGTCCATCCACTGGCTGGGGGTCAGTTCCAGGCGGCCGACGATATCGGACTGGCGGCTATACAGGCCCGAATTCACGGCGAAATCGGTGTCGTGCTGCAGGCGGTAGCTTTGGCCGACGAACAGCGTGCTGCTGCCGCCGCCGCTGCCGTAGACGCCGGCGCGCACGCCGTAGGTCACGCGTTGCCCACCATCCAGCAGGTCGACGCCGGGATAACGGCTCATCCGGAACAGGTTGGTGGAATCGAACTCGATATCCTCGCTGTCCTCGTTCGGGATGTCGTTGCTGTTATGGATGTTGGGCGCGGCGGTGAACGCCACGACGGGTTCGATCATCTCCGACACGGTCCCGTCCTGGCGCACGAAGGGCAGCCGGGTCATGATCTGGCCCTGGGGGAAGATACGGACGCGGTTGTAGGATTCGCGCTGGTCCGTCGTCGTGTTCTCAAAGTTGGCGATGGAATAGGCGTCGGTGCGCAGCAGGGCGTTCACGGTGGTGACCATGCCCAGGCCGTTGATGTAGTCGCCCTGCCACCCGCCAACCTGCGAGGCGCGGCGGGAACGGGTACCCTGTTCGCGATACAGGTCCAGCATCTGGGCATCGTAGGACCAGCGGCCCCCGAAGGTCTCGCCCGGTTCGCCCATCGCGCTGTAGGTCAGCAGCGGCAGGGCGATCGGCTCTTCCAGGGTGTTGGAGGGCCGCAAATCCTGGAAGGCGTAGATGCCGGCGTTGAAATAGTCGCGCCCGTCGAACCGTTCGGCATAAACCCGGCTGGTCAGCAACTGCTCCGAGCTATAGCTGTAGCGCAGCAGGAAATTGTCGTCGGTGGTGCGGTTGACGTCAAAACCCCACCGCCAGGCGTCGCTGATGTCGAACTGGGCCCGGCCCTGCACATAGCCCTGCAGCTTGTACGGATCGCCTGCTTGCGCCGTGTAGGGGGCGTAGGTGGCCGCACCCTGGATGTCCAGGAAGCCGTTGGTAAAGCGTTCGCGGTACTTGCCGCCGGCCAGCAATCCATCGGACGTGCTGGGCGTCAGGTCGATCAACAGGTCCTTGTCCGGCGAGATGTCGTAATAATACCGGATGCGGGCGAAGGTGCCGAGGTTGCTGTTGTAGCCGATGCTGGGCGTCAGGAAGCCGCTGCGCCGGTCCACGGTGGGATCGGGCATGGAGAAGGTCGGCATGTAGAACATCGGCACGCCGCCGATTTCCATGGTCGCGTCGCGGAAATAGATGTCGTGCGACGTGGCGTCGTGCGTCACCTGCTTGGCCCGGATCTGCCAGGTGGGCGACCGCGTGGGGTCGTCCTCGCACAATTTGCAGGGGCTGTAGGTGCCGCGGGTGATGCGGGTATAGCGGCCGTCGATGCGCTCGGCCTGATAGCCCGCCATGCGGCTGTTATCCTGCAGCAGCATGCGCGCCTGATCGACGAAGGCCTGCTTCTGGTCCTCCGTCAGTTCAGCGTAGTCGCCGAACATGACCTCGCCGTCCGGCTGGACCATGACGACATGACCGCTGGCGGTGATGACGTTGGACCGTTCGCTGTAACTGATGGTGTCGGCCAGCACCACGTGGCCGCCCTGGGACAGCTGCACGTTGCCGGTGGCGGTGGTGATGCCCAGGTCGTTATCGGTATCGACCTGATCGGCCTCAAGCAGCACCGGCGGTTGTTCCTTGCCCGCCGGCGCCGGCGCCGGCGCGGGGGCCGCAACCGGCTTTGCCTGGGACGTCGGGGCCACGGGGGACGGGGCCTGCTGGGCCAGGGCCCTGGACGCCAAGGCTGTGGTCGACAAAAGGCCGACCATCAGCGCCGCGCCGATCACGCGCCGACGCGCGCTCAACGAGCGACACTCCCCAGCCAAACGCCTGGGATTTCGCTTTGGGCCAACTTCAGGCCGATGTCCTTGCTCCGCTTCATGGATCACCTTCTTGCCCATGCCGTGTGCCAAGTCAACACGGGGGTTGGGCCGTTCCACGACGACGTACCCCGATATCGTCGGGGGATGGTGGTCGCAGGACCGGGGCGGGGTAAAAAAAGCCTCAGGTGAAGGCTTTGAAGGTGATGATGGTGAAGGTGTCCTTGACGCCCGGCAGGGTTTGCAGGCGCTGGGTCACGAAGTGGCCGATGTCGGCCCCATCGCTGAGGTAGCACTTCATCATCAGGTCATATTGACCGGAGATGGAGTGCACCTCGGACACCTCTTCCAGGGATTGGACGGCCGAATCGGCCACGTCGTACGCCTTGCCCAGTTCGCACTTGATCTGCACGAAGATGGTTTGCATGGGCGGTCAGGCCTCCGACGTGTCGGTTCCCGTGGGCTCGGGCGTCCGGTTGGCCGGGCGCGCGATGCGCAGCATGAAGGCCGGCACGTCCTCGCCGAAGCCGACGACGGTGGGGCCGTCATCATCGTCACGCCAACGGCGGCGCGGCTCGCCCCGGTCGTCGTTGCGCGGCGGGCGGGTGTCGCGCGCCTCGCGGGCTTCCCGGGGGGTGTCGTTGCGGCTCCGCTCATCGCGGCGGCCGCCACGCTCGTTGCCGCCACGATCGCTGCGATCGCGGCTGCGTTCGCTCCGCTCGGGCCGGCGGCCTTCCGCACGTTCCTGGGGGGCAGCCCGTTCCTGCGGGGTGGCTTGCTCCTGCGGCGCGGCGGCCTCGGGCTGGGCCTCGGGGGCGGCCTGAGCCTCGCGCGGCGCTTCGGCGGTGGCACCGCCACGGCTGCGGCTGCTCCGGCTGCGATCGCTGCGGCCGCCGGTGTCACGGCTGCCCCGGCGGCGGCGGCCAGTGCCCTCGCCTTCGGTTTCCGACGGAACGGGCGTTTCCAGGCCATCAATCATGATGCGCGGGATTTCCTTGCCGATCAGCTTCTCGATGGCGGCCAGCGTACGGCTATCGTCCGGCGTGGACAGCATGAAGGCGCGGCCGGTCTTGCCGGCACGGCCGGTACGGCCGATGCGGTGGACGTAGTCGTCGGCGTGGTGGGGCACGTCGAAATTGAACACGTGGCTGACGCCGGCGATGTCGATGCCGCGCGCGGCCACGTCGCTGCAGCACAGCAGGTCGATCTGGCCCTGGCGGAACGCTTCCAGCGTCTCGGTGCGCTTGGACTGAACCAGGTCGCCATGCAGGGCGCCGGCGTTGAAGCCGTGCTTGGTCAGCGACTGGTGCAGCACGGCGACGTCGCGCTTGCGGTTGCAGAAGATGAAGGCGTTCTTCACGTCCTCCGTCCGCAGCAGGTGGCGCAGCGCCTCGCGCTTGTCGTCCTGGCGGACCAGGGCCACGGCCTGGGTCACGGTGGCGGCGGGCGACGCCGGCGGGGCCACGGTGATCTCACGCGGGTTCATCAGGAAGGCGTCGGCCAGGCGCTTGATCTCCGGCGGCATGGTGGCGGAGAAGAACAGCGTCTGCCGCATCTTGGGCAGCAGGCCGACGATGCGCTCGATATCCGGGATGAAGCCCATGTCCAGCATGCGGTCGGCTTCATCGATCACCAGGATCTTGATGTCCGACAGCAGGATGTTGCCACGGTCGAACAGATCCATCATGCGGCCGGGCGTGGCGATCAGGACGTCGACGCCGCGTTCCAGCTTCTTGATCTGGTCGCCGAACGATTCGCCGCCGATCAGCAGCGCCATGTTCAGCTTATGGTACTTGCCGTAGACCTCGAAATTCTCGGCCACCTGTGCCGCCAGCTCACGCGTCGGCTCCAGGATCAGCGAACGCGGCATGCGGGCGCGGGCGCGGCCCGATGCCAGGATGTCGATCATCGGCAGCGTGAACGAGGCGGTCTTGCCCGTGCCCGTCTGGGCGCAGCCCAGCACGTCGCGACCCTGCAACACCCAGGGAATCGCCTTTTCCTGAATCGGGGTCGGCTGGCTATAGCCCGCGTCTTCAACCGCGCGAAGGACTTCCGGGCCTAGCCCAATTTCCGAGAAAAGCATGCGACCTTATATTCTGTGAGGTGTTCGTCGTTGGCGCCGGGAAGATCGGCCAAGGGCCTGCCACCCTTGGGCCATGTCTTCCGAATGGCGTCAGGCATAGTCGGGTCCGCAGGGCCGCCATCCCATACATGACCTTACGCAACCTAGTTCCCGAGGTATCGGTCCCGGAAGCTTCGCTCCCGGGGGGCCATCGCTCAAGAAACAGAGACGGTTGCGGGCCGATCAGCGGCTTTGCGCGTCCCGTCGAACAGCCATGCGTCGGCTTGGCGGAAACCGCCGCATGATCTAGGGTCGCGCGTTCGATATCAATTCCAGCCCGTAAGGGCAAGGATTTCCTTTAATGTCAACTATTGTGTCAGCGGTGCGCGCCGCAAAAAAGCCGACTTTGATCCTGTTGCCGGGCCTGCTGTGCGATGCCGCCCTGTGGCGGCACCAAATCACGCATCTGGCGGACGTCGCCGACATCCGGGTGGCGGAAATCACCGCCGCCGAGTCGATGGCGGCCCTGGCGGCGGCCGTGCTGGCCGACGCGCCCGACGGGTTCAGCCTGGCGGCCCTGTCCATGGGCGGCTACGTGGCGCTGGAGGTGATGCGCCAGGCGGGGCACCGGGTGGATCGGCTGGCCTTGCTGGACACCTCCGCCCGGCCGGACAGCGCGGAGCAACAGCGGCGGCGGCGCGGCCTGCTGGCGCTGGCCAAGACCGGCAAGTTCCGGGGCGTGACGCCGCGCCTGCTGCCGTCGCTGCTGCATCCGGACCACCAGGATGATCCCGCCATCGCCGATGAAGTGATGGCCATGGCCGAGCGGGTGGGGCGCGACGCGTTC
Proteins encoded in this region:
- a CDS encoding Lrp/AsnC ligand binding domain-containing protein, giving the protein MQTIFVQIKCELGKAYDVADSAVQSLEEVSEVHSISGQYDLMMKCYLSDGADIGHFVTQRLQTLPGVKDTFTIITFKAFT
- the flgF gene encoding flagellar basal-body rod protein FlgF; this translates as MENPIYIALSRQEALSRQMDVVANNIANMNTTGYKQQRVLFQEYMEKPGRGERVSFTQDYGLMRDTRAGVMQSTNNTLDVALKGDGYFTVETLSGPRYTRAGNFQINDRRELVDQNGLPVLDRNDNRITIPDNISDLKIQGDGTVMADRAQLAQLKVVNFDDQQKMQTLGGGLLTTTQTPQAVTNPQVIQGALEGSNVQAIVESTNMIEVLRQYQLNQKMIEEEHDRIRNAITHLTKAS
- a CDS encoding glutathione peroxidase; amino-acid sequence: MLAFAGGALAARRAGAALPSSAAGSAYDYTFTSIDGAPLPLSAFKGKAILVVNTASLCGFTPQYKGLEALYTAYKDKGLVVLGVPANDFHDQEPGSNQEIKHFCDANFAVDFPMTEKAVVTGDQAHPFYKWVSAAKGAPKWNFHKYLISPDGALIAAFPSKVEPESPELKAAIDAALPHNG
- a CDS encoding YdbH domain-containing protein, producing the protein MPKAFPVLHSDYRRWLPAAVLVVAGLGGVALAGRLFLPGMAERRLVAALADAGYTQAQVTVRRAGWGWAEAGIRLAPGLEVETARLDFAGWLPWGDELASLALSNVNLDAARQGSTALARLSALPARRLELTGLQMAVGDWSLPLDLHAVLDHGDGAGWRGHATLTPPSGLIPAALSHGTLPPLDVDVTVTDTGVRLDGAALSGTLTLAGDGAKADVTAKGWHVADALGPLSGSLAWQGAPGRWSVTLTADTPSSHLSLDSGGPWMDAGVTAAVWGLRAKVVGAGDWAGQGTLALNRPAPGAPLAFTLSANDATAAELPLMAAFLSLSGRLDGDADRGWRVDLAGPAQIGGRLRDGQGTPISLGWDPGADGHLGINWRDGRGHADLQGAVVGRWGPASAPLVAGGSTDLRATADWDGAGMVALDATATALEAPSLLGARLEGARLSADVDRANRAAPWRVTLDQGRLQIPGLAPLALALSVTGDPVAAMTLSGQAKGVGTPLSLGLSGQWDGAKVKGDATVALSPLSLADVPDLGTLLPGIPGPVRGDGTVTGSLRLTLVHRDLEGSGDLRLDDVSLAAPNLTVQGLNGQLALDSLFPLHSPPGQHLSAKTVRAGFTVGDVGLDLQVAGGQLVLQGGDLAWAGGHAHLTPEGNGGFGADVSGVDLAQALPRWTAAGYGLTGTLAGRLLGRFDGLTPVITFGALAADKPGRIAYAAGDAGEAGLPVVLNPAHNGNVALITRALADFDYQALSLLPTGPVGPDLRARLLVRGVNAGFYGGYPVDLDLELDGGDLLPPTAATGTR
- the flgG gene encoding flagellar basal-body rod protein FlgG, which gives rise to MRSLSIAATGMQAQQTNVEVISQNIANMTTTGYKRQNAEFQDLLYQNMRRVGSNSSDAGTIVPTGIQLGGGVKTAAVYRINEQGNINVTGNSLDLAVNGNGYFQITLPSGQIAYTRDGSFQLNANSQIVTSDGYLLNPGLTVPQNAVDITVDASGQVQAKIDGQVTPAIVGQLNLANFPNPAGLEAVGDNLLLETPASGQPVTAVPGSTGFGRITQNALETSNVNVVTEITNLIQAQRAYEMNSRVVTTTDQMLQSITNMK
- the flgA gene encoding flagellar basal body P-ring formation chaperone FlgA, translating into MKALATFLLSGSILLGTGLVPGLAAAADLHGDVNVNAENIRLGDLFDALGPEQANIVVGQAPSPGHRITYDASILQRLASNNGVDWQAKGNERVVVSRPSVDITADQIQEALAKALVDAGAPRGMDVVLDNPGTVLRLPANSDSSIAFTNVNYDAARGRATADLVVPATGEPVIRQSFGARVVAMVTLPVLNRRVAPGDTIAASDVEWTKIPRNRISGDVVTEARDLIGLTVRHGASPYQPVRTDEVRAPVVVTRGALVTMMLQSGNMTLTVQGRAQAEGGMNEVIRVTNTASNRTIDARVAGPDLVIVQPAAQAPNLTAAHATRTALN
- the lptD gene encoding LPS assembly protein LptD produces the protein MSARRRVIGAALMVGLLSTTALASRALAQQAPSPVAPTSQAKPVAAPAPAPAPAGKEQPPVLLEADQVDTDNDLGITTATGNVQLSQGGHVVLADTISYSERSNVITASGHVVMVQPDGEVMFGDYAELTEDQKQAFVDQARMLLQDNSRMAGYQAERIDGRYTRITRGTYSPCKLCEDDPTRSPTWQIRAKQVTHDATSHDIYFRDATMEIGGVPMFYMPTFSMPDPTVDRRSGFLTPSIGYNSNLGTFARIRYYYDISPDKDLLIDLTPSTSDGLLAGGKYRERFTNGFLDIQGAATYAPYTAQAGDPYKLQGYVQGRAQFDISDAWRWGFDVNRTTDDNFLLRYSYSSEQLLTSRVYAERFDGRDYFNAGIYAFQDLRPSNTLEEPIALPLLTYSAMGEPGETFGGRWSYDAQMLDLYREQGTRSRRASQVGGWQGDYINGLGMVTTVNALLRTDAYSIANFENTTTDQRESYNRVRIFPQGQIMTRLPFVRQDGTVSEMIEPVVAFTAAPNIHNSNDIPNEDSEDIEFDSTNLFRMSRYPGVDLLDGGQRVTYGVRAGVYGSGGGSSTLFVGQSYRLQHDTDFAVNSGLYSRQSDIVGRLELTPSQWMDISYGFRLDPDTGAQRMHDFTGSFGPSVFRLSGSYLYISKEELPTGTSADTTTNLQELTGGISSSFAQYYTLALNTRYDLADGGGPVTTSITGTYQDDCYTFQLILERDYTQRIGIPSGNRIFFRMIFNKLGMFVSPAFSGTSH
- a CDS encoding peptidylprolyl isomerase, whose protein sequence is MDLENTLYLDLPAGRVVITLRPDLAPNHVARIKELARDGFYDGLAFHRVIEGFMAQGGCPVGDGTSGSGKKLKAEFSAEPHVRGVCSMARAMNPDSADSQFFICFDDATFLDRQYTVWGVVSEGMEHVDAIKKGNRRDNGSVTDPDRIVKMQVAADAT